A part of Elusimicrobiota bacterium genomic DNA contains:
- the smpB gene encoding SsrA-binding protein, whose product MAKSKTQSDEVVRKIVATNRKASMRYEILETMEAGIVLTGPEVKSLRAGGASLQDGFARVVGEQLFLWNTHIAPYNRGSLHVEQDPLRTRKLLMHHKEILRLMGKTTVKGLTIVPLEIYFNKRNKAKITLALAKGKRGPDQRQDLKRKTIDRELRKDFAGKFKVK is encoded by the coding sequence ATGGCGAAATCTAAAACTCAAAGCGACGAAGTAGTCCGAAAAATTGTTGCCACCAATCGAAAGGCTTCCATGCGTTATGAAATTCTCGAGACCATGGAGGCTGGTATTGTCCTGACGGGGCCGGAGGTCAAATCATTAAGGGCGGGTGGCGCGAGTTTGCAAGATGGGTTTGCGCGCGTCGTCGGAGAGCAGTTATTCTTGTGGAATACGCATATTGCGCCCTACAATAGGGGCTCGCTTCATGTAGAACAAGATCCGCTGCGGACAAGGAAGCTTCTCATGCATCACAAAGAGATCCTACGCTTGATGGGAAAAACGACCGTGAAAGGGTTAACCATCGTTCCGCTTGAAATTTATTTCAACAAACGGAACAAAGCCAAGATAACGCTGGCCTTGGCCAAAGGAAAGCGCGGGCCGGACCAACGACAAGATTTGAAACGCAAGACAATTGACAGGGAGCTTCGCAAAGATTTTGCAGGGAAATTTAAAGTGAAATAA